The following coding sequences lie in one Nakaseomyces glabratus chromosome I, complete sequence genomic window:
- a CDS encoding putative haloacid dehalogenase-like hydrolase (CAGL0I07315g~Ortholog(s) have cytoplasm, nucleus localization), whose translation MVTTKLRTFSKLPKVAAVIFDMDGTLCLPQPWMFPAMREAIGLKDASQDILDFISMMDDPVQQKIAEEGLAKVEEKAMLEMIPQPGLVETMKYLTQQGIAKNICTRNVGTPVHYFIDKFIPKDYAKFDHIIMRDFRPTKPYPDPLLHIAKQIDSNPQHIIMVGDSYDDMKSGRLAGCLTVLLKNKINAKLVEEQSSLIDVTISELNELIEIIEEINN comes from the coding sequence ATGGTGACAACTAAATTGAGAACGTTTTCGAAACTGCCGAAGGTGGCAGCTGTCATATTTGACATGGATGGTACACTATGTCTTCCACAGCCGTGGATGTTTCCAGCTATGAGAGAGGCCATTGGTCTAAAAGATGCATCCCAGGATATCTTGGACTTCATTTCGATGATGGATGATCCCGTACAGCAAAAGATAGCAGAGGAAGGTTTGGCCAAAGTGGAGGAGAAGGCTATGCTTGAGATGATTCCCCAACCGGGTCTTGTTGAGACTATGAAATATCTAACACAGCAAGGTattgcaaaaaatatatgtacCAGAAATGTTGGTACACCAGTACATTATTTTATAGATAAATTCATCCCAAAGGACTATGCCAAGTTTGACCATATCATAATGAGGGATTTTAGGCCCACTAAACCGTACCCTGATCCATTGCTACACATCGCCAAACAGATAGACTCCAACCCACAACACATAATAATGGTTGGCGATTCTTATGACGATATGAAAAGTGGTAGACTAGCTGGATGCCTTACCGTGCTACTGAAAAACAAGATAAATGCAAAGCTAGTGGAAGAGCAATCAAGTTTGATAGATGTTACAATAAGTGAATTAAACGAATTAATTGAAATCATAGAAGAGATAAATAACtag
- the INO4 gene encoding Ino4p (CAGL0I07359g~Transcriptional regulator involved in de novo inositol biosynthesis; activator of INO1 gene expression; mutants unable to grow in the absence of inositol), translating into MKEENISGTETDASNTQSDTSGKLKKSTKRVSKKVKSNKLSEHEVRKNHVVSEQKRREIIRMMYDDLVQIVPDLSQKENRSELAIYIKTANYLRWLYEKNQELRMRIQEKHGDDKEIPQELIWNLKGNT; encoded by the coding sequence ATGAAGGAGGAAAATATCAGCGGGACAGAAACTGACGCCTCTAATACACAAAGTGATACTAGCGGcaaactgaagaagagtACTAAGAGGGTGAGCAAGAAAGTAAAATCTAATAAACTTTCCGAACATGAAGTCAGAAAAAATCACGTTGTATCGGAACAGAAAAGAAGGGAGATAATAAGAATGATGTATGATGATCTAGTTCAAATTGTGCCTGATTTATctcaaaaggaaaatagGTCTGAGCTGGCAATTTATATAAAGACAGCTAATTACCTTCGATGGCTCTATGAGAAAAATCAAGAACTTCGAATGCGCATCCAGGAAAAACATGGTgatgataaagaaatacCTCAAGAACTCATATGGAACTTAAAAGGAAATACCTAA
- a CDS encoding uncharacterized protein (CAGL0I07381g~Ortholog(s) have COPI-coated vesicle, Golgi apparatus localization), whose protein sequence is MKHSNKFFEVDIPESSLSPRSLPKATKIITSLYLLLTLLLFVLRRIYYVRHEDQEFDSVIVPFLELVPDKVVQYPTAIILSNLIDIKWWKIITNLLNLVLGGSFIEKNWGSSKEIVIFILVLGSITNLVVLSATYVLAQVFTSIRLDLPIDGNYTVLVGFPIIYRQLLPETTIINIKYPSFISKNFRFKLLPIFVICFMTMVQLVWFHHFAELISIWLTFFTTWIYLRFYQRLPTLGNSNTTNEIIVGDASDTFQLIYFFPDIIKPALRPIFNFSYYLFCEKLRLIKPFETDEIDKGNQVAENRGAKRIDQAIDDIEAGDRRRELALKMLNQRMEEPNR, encoded by the coding sequence ATGAAACACAGCAATAAATTTTTCGAAGTTGATATTCCAGAATCAAGTCTGAGTCCACGGAGTTTGCCAAAGGCTACAAAAATAATCACATCATTATATTTGCTTTTAACGCTACTTTTATTTGTTCTTCGAAGAATCTATTATGTGAGACATGAAGACCAGGAATTTGATTCTGTAATTGTACCGTTTTTGGAGCTTGTGCCAGATAAAGTAGTACAATACCCAACTGCCATAATACTGTCTAATCTAATTGATATAAAGTGGTGGAAAATAATCACTAACTTGCTGAACCTGGTATTGGGTGGTTCtttcattgaaaagaaCTGGGGGTCTTCTAAAGAGattgttatatttattttagtATTAGGCTCAATCACGAACTTAGTGGTACTTTCAGCCACGTACGTGCTAGCCCAGGTTTTCACATCAATAAGGCTCGATTTACCTATTGATGGTAACTATACTGTACTGGTAGGATTTCCTATTATCTACAGGCAACTGTTACCAGAGACAACAATTATTAACATCAAATATCCAAGTTTCATAAGTAAGAATTTCAGATTCAAGCTTTTGCCCATATTTGTGATTTGCTTTATGACAATGGTCCAACTTGTATGGTTCCATCATTTTGCCGagttaatttcaatatgGCTAACATTTTTTACTACCTGGATATACCTGAGATTTTACCAAAGATTGCCAACACTTGGGAATTCGAATACTACAAATGAGATTATAGTCGGAGACGCTTCTGATACATTCcaattaatttatttttttccagaTATTATCAAGCCTGCTTTAAGGCCaattttcaacttttcGTACTACTTATTCTGTGAGAAATTGAGACTAATAAAGCCTTTTGAGACggatgaaattgataaagGTAACCAAGTTGCTGAGAATAGAGGTGCTAAGAGAATTGATCAAGCCATTGACGATATTGAAGCTGGTgatagaagaagagaacTTGCTCTCAAGATGTTAAACCAAAGAATGGAAGAACCTAATAGATGA
- the NDJ1 gene encoding Ndj1p (CAGL0I07425g~Ortholog(s) have role in meiotic attachment of telomere to nuclear envelope, positive regulation of maintenance of meiotic sister chromatid cohesion, centromeric and reciprocal meiotic recombination, more), whose amino-acid sequence MSQLAKLDNVAVVRHVLNYAVLRIDVGSTMGWGLYRDCWAGETSGYVSYFLRDDDEDVTLVGATDLAGGYDFNVVPLVLCGVKGVDEKIEKFVQFFTAVAAKYKAMYSAVYGNWLKLLESYCYFSSSLVWHNWSKWCQSNGSSKLDKDTSTYLYDKLIANYLILGESNQYSIDQFTTVLKNRMLRIYNSTRKRTFGKKKIENYNPYLNYGIWFDLSNGIVLFINCELAATIELNEMKLHSSFGACIDELPIDDLVRKLLVFCNMSLVECLMRETSGPFS is encoded by the coding sequence ATGAGTCAGCTAGCTAAATTGGATAACGTAGCTGTTGTGCGCCACGTTCTCAACTATGCAGTGCTGCGCATCGATGTCGGTAGTACCATGGGGTGGGGTCTGTACAGGGACTGCTGGGCGGGTGAGACTAGCGGGTATGTGTCGTACTTCCTTAGGGACGACGACGAGGATGTGACGCTGGTAGGCGCAACTGATCTGGCGGGTGGGTATGATTTCAACGTCGTGCCGCTTGTGCTCTGCGGTGTGAAAGGAGTTGATGAAAAAATAGAGAAGTTCGTCCAGTTTTTCACAGCGGTTGCCGCCAAGTACAAAGCAATGTACAGCGCGGTGTATGGGAACTGGCTCAAGCTGCTGGAGAGCTATTGCTACTTTAGCAGCTCGCTGGTGTGGCACAACTGGTCAAAGTGGTGCCAGAGTAATGGATCTTCAAAACTGGACAAGGATACGAGCACATACCTGTACGACAAATTGATTGCCAACTATCTTATACTGGGTGAATCGAACCAGTACAGCATTGATCAGTTCACTacagttttgaaaaatagGATGTTGAGGATCTACAACAGCACAAGAAAACGCACTTttggtaaaaaaaaaatagagaaCTATAACCCTTATTTGAATTACGGTATTTGGTTCGACTTGTCTAATGGTATTGTTTTGTTCATTAATTGTGAATTGGCAGCCACAATTGAGctaaatgaaatgaaattgcaCTCCAGTTTCGGAGCCTGTATTGACGAGCTGCCCATCGATGACCTTGTTCGTAAATTACTGGTGTTCTGTAATATGAGTCTAGTCGAATGTTTGATGAGGGAAACGAGTGGGCCGTTCAGTTAA
- a CDS encoding sugar porter family MFS transporter (CAGL0I07447g~Ortholog(s) have myo-inositol transmembrane transporter activity, role in carbohydrate import across plasma membrane, myo-inositol transport and Golgi apparatus, fungal-type vacuole membrane, plasma membrane localization) yields MAGEKVELSSMDSAIEIRHVNQHAKEISSENKSESYDDNKEFEGSNRVVIKPVNDEDDVSVMINFNQGVSHFIIMLTFVASLSGFLFGYDTGYISSALISIGTDLDNKELTYGEKEITTAATSLGALIFALVAGFSVDIFGRKPCLMFSNIMFLIGAILQVTAHKFWQMTAGRFIMGFGVGIGSLIAPLYISEIAPKMIRGRLTVINSLWLTGGQLIAYGCGAGLNHVHNGWRILVGLSLIPTVLQFVFFIFLPDTPRYYVMKGDYEKAKSVLKRSYNGVSDELIDRKIEELLALNQSIPGKNHVERTWNAVKELHTKPANFRALIIACGLQGIQQFTGWNSLVYFSGTIFESVGFKNSSAVSIIVSGTNFIFTLVAFFCIDKIGRRNILIIGIPGMTVAHVMSAIAFHFIGIKFVGNTAIVEHSGFSSWGIVIIVFIIMFAAFYALGIGTVPWQQSELFPQNVRGVGTAFATATNWAGSLVIASTFLTMLQNITPTGTFGFFAGLCVVSFFFCYFCYPELSGLELEEVQTILQDGFNVQASKELAKKRKRQIAVLKKAKHQPTEEIIEE; encoded by the coding sequence ATGGCTGGTGAGAAGGTGGAGTTGAGCTCCATGGATAGTGCTATAGAGATAAGGCATGTGAACCAGCATGCCAAGGAAATATCGTCTGAGAACAAGTCTGAGAGCTATGACGACAATAAGGAGTTTGAAGGGTCCAATCGCGTGGTGATAAAGCCTGTTAACGACGAGGACGATGTGTCTGTTATGATAAATTTTAACCAGGGTGTGTCACACTTCATTATTATGCTGACTTTTGTCGCTTCCTTGTCCGGTTTCTTGTTCGGTTACGACACCGGTTACATATCCTCGGCGTTGATTTCCATAGGGACTGACCTGGACAACAAAGAGCTGACGTACGGTGAGAAGGAAATCACCACCGCTGCCACCTCCTTGGGTGCTTTGATCTTTGCTTTAGTGGCAGGGTTCTCCGTAGACATATTCGGCAGAAAACCATGTCTTATGTTCTCGAACATTATGTTTTTGATCGGTGCTATTCTTCAAGTCACCGCACACAAGTTCTGGCAGATGACTGCGGGCAGATTCATTATGGGTTTCGGTGTCGGTATCGGTTCCTTGATCGCACCATTGTACATTAGTGAGATTGCACCAAAAATGATCAGAGGTAGACTGACTGTGATCAACTCACTGTGGCTGACAGGTGGCCAGTTGATCGCATACGGTTGTGGTGCTGGTTTGAATCACGTCCACAACGGTTGGAGAATTCTGGTCGGTCTCTCCTTGATTCCAACCGTGCTACAGTTCGTGTTCTTTATCTTCCTACCAGACACGCCTAGATACTACGTTATGAAAGGTGACTATGAGAAGGCCAAGAGCGTGCTGAAGAGAAGTTACAACGGTGTCTCTGACGAACTAATAGACAGAAAGATTGAAGAACTATTAGCTTTGAACCAATCTATTCCAGGTAAGAATCATGTAGAAAGAACTTGGAACGCTGTGAAAGAGTTGCATACCAAACCAGCTAACTTTAGAGCTCTGATCATCGCATGTGGTTTACAAGGTATCCAACAATTCACTGGTTGGAACTCCTTGGTCTATTTCTCCGGTACTATTTTTGAATCCGTTGGTTTCAAGAATTCCTCTGCAGTTTCCATTATCGTTTCTGGTACAAATTTCATCTTTACACTGGTGGCTTTCTTCTGCATAGATAAAATCGGTAGAAGAAACATTCTGATTATAGGTATCCCAGGTATGACCGTGGCTCATGTTATGTCCGCTATTGCGTTCCACTTCATTGGAATCAAGTTTGTCGGTAACACCGCCATCGTTGAACACTCAGGTTTCTCCTCATGGGGTATTGTAATCATTGTGTTCATTATCATGTTTGCTGCATTCTACGCTCTAGGTATTGGTACCGTGCCATGGCAACAATCTGAACTGTTCCCACAAAACGTTAGAGGTGTCGGTACTGCTTTTGCTACTGCTACTAACTGGGCCGGTTCCTTAGTTATTGCTTCAACTTTCTTGACTATGTTACAAAACATCACTCCTACAGGTACATTCGGTTTCTTTGCAGGCTTATGTGTggtttctttcttcttctgttatTTCTGCTACCCAGAACTTTCAGGTTTggaattggaagaagttcAAACTATTTTGCAAGATGGTTTCAATGTGCAAGCATCTAAGGAACTGGCAAAGAAGCGTAAGAGGCAAATTGCTGTTCTAAAGAAAGCAAAACATCAACcaacagaagaaatcaTTGAAGAGTGA
- the TPT1 gene encoding tRNA 2'-phosphotransferase (CAGL0I07469g~Ortholog(s) have tRNA 2'-phosphotransferase activity, role in tRNA splicing, via endonucleolytic cleavage and ligation and cytoplasm, nucleus localization) has protein sequence MSSKRDIQISKALSYLLRHGAVKENLPFDVNGYIEVERVLNHQRLKSHKCTLEDLHRVVDTNDKKRFNIKLSDDGQTELICAVQGHSIDRIKPDEEVLEVIDTAEKLPKNIIHGTSVRNAIQILKSGSIKRMNRNHIHLSIGITEKDKEVISGMRKSSRVHIYILSEPKILEHLKLYRSMNSVILTPDDINKSLFLLVKIRAASGSDESKDERELINLLDENGIKHEYFN, from the coding sequence ATGAGTTCCAAAAGAGATATACAGATATCAAAGGCTTTGTCATACTTGCTTAGACATGGTGCAGTGAAGGAAAATCTTCCATTTGATGTCAATGGGTACATTGAAGTTGAGAGAGTACTCAATCATCAGAGGCTAAAGTCGCACAAATGTACTCTAGAGGACTTACATAGGGTAGTGGATACGAACGATAAGAAGAGGTTTAACATCAAGCTAAGTGATGACGGTCAAACAGAGCTTATCTGTGCAGTACAAGGACACTCTATTGATCGCATTAAGCCGGATGAAGAAGTATTAGAAGTTATTGATACTGCTGAGAAGTTAcctaaaaatataatacatgGTACATCTGTGCGTAATGCGATTCAGATATTGAAGTCGGGGTCTATCAAGCGAATGAATAGAAATCATATACATTTGTCTATTGGCATAACCGAAAAGGACAAAGAGGTTATAAGTGGGATGCGAAAATCTAGTAGAGTGCATATCTATATTCTAAGTGAACCTAAAATCCTTGAGCATTTAAAGCTGTATAGGTCAATGAATTCTGTTATATTAACTCCCGATGACATTAATAAATCCTTATTTTTACTGGTAAAAATTAGAGCTGCATCTGGATCAGATGAAAGCAAAGATGAAAGAGAGTTGATAAATCTGcttgatgaaaatggtaTCAAACATGAATACTTTAACTAA
- the IZH4 gene encoding Izh4p (CAGL0I07491g~Ortholog(s) have role in cellular zinc ion homeostasis and fungal-type vacuole, nucleus localization) — MEKKTVQSKIVTLEKLPVWYRRYGNSRIKTGYFYYTNATYLGCLQKLVKFNNDSISIYMNLVCGLISGVMLLFYTDVRLIPSHPSTTMTDYIIINLFLMATTTYFATMTLGQLLKGHSEYQGKLWNQAKQLALVLLLTCSIVTLLYYAFFDHVFLFKLFVIWTCLLMSITSIVIINDQYKRVQKLSCVVIFGVLSISLPIAVSIIKFGLFDSYKKQRIPFQVLTWEIVLYSLSAMLQLTRLPELTLSTLGDSFWIVDYLGNSDQVSQLVTIFAIIVHFNTIIFAYEVVHASIHVPPMISFK; from the coding sequence atggagaagaagacaGTACAGAGTAAAATAGTTACGTTGGAGAAGTTACCTGTGTGGTACAGAAGGTACGGTAACAGTAGAATAAAGACCGGCTACTTTTACTATACTAACGCAACTTACTTGGGCTGTCTGCAGAAACTTGTTAAGTTCAACAATGATAGCATCTCGATATATATGAATCTAGTATGCGGACTGATATCAGGTGTTATGCTTTTGTTCTATACAGATGTGAGACTCATACCTTCGCACCCATCCACTACTATGACAGATTATATAATCATAAACCTGTTTCTGATGGCTACTACTACATATTTTGCTACCATGACGTTGGGTCAGTTGCTTAAAGGGCACTCTGAGTACCAAGGGAAGTTATGGAATCAAGCAAAACAGCTGGCGTTGGTGCTGCTTTTGACATGTTCCATAGTAACTCTACTATATTATGCGTTTTTTGACCATGTGTTTTTGTTCAAGTTGTTTGTTATTTGGACATGCTTATTGATGTCCATTACTTCAATTGTGATTATCAATGATCAATACAAGAGAGTGCAGAAATTAAGCTGTGTTGTTATATTTGGTGTCTTGAGTATCTCTCTGCCTATTGCAGTCTCCATCATAAAGTTCGGACTATTCGATAGCTATAAAAAACAGAGAATACCTTTCCAGGTGTTGACTTGGGAAATTGTTTTGTACTCTCTATCGGCTATGCTCCAACTAACAAGACTTCCAGAGTTGACGCTTTCTACTTTGGGTGATTCCTTTTGGATAGTAGATTACTTGGGTAATTCAGATCAAGTGTCACAACTGGTAACAATATTCGCAATTATAGTACACTTCAACACAATTATATTCGCCTATGAAGTGGTCCATGCTAGTATCCATGTACCACCAATGATATCTTTCAAGTAA